A single region of the Melospiza melodia melodia isolate bMelMel2 chromosome 7 unlocalized genomic scaffold, bMelMel2.pri SUPER_7_unloc_1, whole genome shotgun sequence genome encodes:
- the LOC134432715 gene encoding uncharacterized protein LOC134432715 isoform X1: protein MEPQELSPALLQPQVTVVAILGELLDTLPSLDEMTLLVSPLHLYWDLMDFTNELRDSLYRIDDTWRHCNFISDDDDPPTSLSQALATHKSSPCTRWICVRMKAWKWPRSVAALKDRWAELARKATKLPNACRDLATKAADRAATATARAKELQDKAARYWTAQENMVKFRQALGGEDGAEVVVRHEAQVRRDAMVAASEARRATMVRQRLEVALGLLERLVAACDEATAFPRELQRRVGDIGSILRWINQVPSSIREDLVVKVAVAEWLWEANAHLAKDHLVGTLQDIIKFYFHDGPTSLSAREVAERCQRAIDDIPRLLRPPDCPQSIPNVSPVTMEPQELSLALLQPQVTVVAILGEMLATLHRRDEMTLLLMSTVSLYRDLEDFTREFRATLYPIDGTWWRQDVPVDEDDPPVSLSQALAAYKSTQWTTSFRVEMEVGKWQRSVDVLVGRRAKLAWAATKLCNTCRVMVTEAGYRAATATAQARELQATAAHYGTAQENMVELGQALGREEGMEVVAGHGAQVKRKARVAAREATRATMVRQRVEVALGLLERLVAACDEATAFPRELQRLLRDTKATLKGTKKQSINVPNALVTKVAMAELLWKTNTRLAKDHLGKTLPDVIEFLFNGGLDSPSACGVAERCQRVIEDIPRLLRPPECPQGVPKVSPVSMELQELSPALLQPQVTMVAILGELLATLPRQDEEMLPVSPLHLYWDLEEFTNELRTTLYCIDDTWRHQNVTVNDDDPVNSLSQALAAYKSTPWISQNPVTMATRKWQGLVAALVNSWAELARKAAELRNTWREVVTEAATARARELQDEAARYGTAQENMVELDQALGREEGAKVVAGHEAQVRREARVAASEATRATMERQQLEAALGLLERLVAACDEATAFPRELQRRVGDIEAALKGTNEVSCDVPNALIAKVAVAEWLWEASARLAKDHLGGTLQDMIDFYYGCAPDSPRCRRMAEWCQRAIEDIPRLLRPPERPQGVSKVSRVSMEPQELSPALLQPQVTVVAILGELLATLPSLDAMMMLLLSPSCLYWDLIDFTRELQTTLYRFDAAWWCRSVTFNDDDPPTSLSRTLAAYKSTRWTTCFHVRRATSKWQWSVSMLMNSWAQLARAATELRNTCRDLATKAADREATATATARARALQDEAARYWTAQENMVGLGQALGREEGMEVVAGHESWVRREAMLAASEATRATMVRQRVEAALGLLERLVAACDEATAFPRELQCLLRDTKATLEATKKQSINVPEDLVAKVAVAERLWEANARLGKDHLVATLDNITKFLFPGGLASPSACEVAEWCQRVIEDIPRLLQPLERPKSIPTVSPETMEIEELSLALLQPQVTVVATLCELLANLPRQDEEMLLPMSPEGLCSDLKNFTRELRESLYYIDDTWWRRDVTWDYDDPPTSDDDDDDDDSYTYDGDDPPTSLSQALAAYESTPWTRCNHVTMEASKWQLSVSVLVDSWAELVRKASKLRKACRKMATEAADRAATATSRARELQAMAARYWTAQENMVELGQALGREEGAKVVAEHESWVRREARVAASKATRATMVRQRLEAALGLLERLVATCDKATTFLRELQRRVGDIKAALKGISEASPNVPKDLVAKVAVAERLWEANARLAKDHLLGALDDITAFDCHFRDLSCFADEVAERCQRAIKDIPRLLRYLDHPQGVPKVSPMTMELQELFPALMQPQVTVVAILGELLANLPRWDREAPMSLQCLRWDLEEYSRDLRATLHCTDDTWWHNIVTSDDGPVTSFSQALAAFRSTPWAPQNRVTMAASKWQQSVAVLVDSWAQLARKATQLRNTWREVATEAADRVATATAQARELQDEAARYGTAQENMVELGQALGREEGAEVVARREAQMRRKARVAASEARRATMVRQRVEAALGLLERLVAACDEATAFPRELQCRVGAIEAALKGTNVASPDVPEDLVVKVAVAEWLWEASARLVKGHLEGTLNDINAFYYGYGHNSLHYRGVAERCQRVIKDIPRLLRPLECPQSIPRVSPVDMEPQELSPALLQPQVTVVAIVGELLATLPSLDEEMLLVSPGCLYWELEEFTSNLWVTLYGTDATWCCRNVTSNDDYRLTSLSQALAAYKSTPWTTWDDVTMVASKWQWSVSMLMNSWAQLAMKATKLCNTWKGVANDAADRVAFYNARARALQDEAARYGTAQENIVELGQALGREEGADVVARHEAWVRREVKVSASEATRATMERQQAGVALGLLERLAAVCDEATAFPRELQRLLRDIEATLKETNEASLDVPEDLVAKVADAERLCEANAHLAKDHLAKTVRDIIKFLFPGGPASLSAREVAERCQRAIEDIPRLLRPLEYPQSVPKVFPVTMELQELSPALLQPQVTVVAILGDLLATLPSEDEINLLFTCRSDFYRDLRVLTWELRDTRHCTEDWRHCTVTWDDDDPVTSLSQALAAWESTPGMSQKRVTMAARNWQGLVNALVNSWARLARIATKLPNACRDLATKAANRAATATSQARELQDEAARYGTAQENMVELGQALGREEGAEVVARHEAQVRREAMVAASEARRATMVRQRLEASLGLLERLVAACDEATAFPRELQRLLKAIKAALKGTIEASPKVSEDLVAKVAVAEQLWEANARLAKDHLEGTLQGSIIFHFNGDGPTSPSACGVAGQCQRAMEYIARLLRPPEHPQSVPKVSPVSMELQKLSPALLQPEVTAVAILGELLASLPRQDEEMYLHVPKCLYWDLKNFTSNLRFTLYCTDNTWWRHSVTSGDDDPVTSLSRALAACESTRGTTWDNVTKAASEWQWSVSVHVYRWAELARTATELRNTCREVVTEAADREASATAWARDLQALAARDGTAQENMVELGQALVREEGAEMEDRYETQVRRDARVAAREATRATMERQQAEAALGLLERLVAACDEATAFPQELQCLLWDTKAALKGTSEASPNVPEDLVAKVAVAEQLWEAKRRLAKDHLLRAVPGTSKFYFTGGPASPSACEVAEWCQRAIEDIPRLLRPPEHPQSVLNVSPVSVELQEPSLSQLLEALVSVVATLGEVTATVTGPYRGVRRCVPPKLLHAALRIFTWSLRKALERPGVSSLDDPGVPSLGQTLATLGATPGATWADVRATGSAWQELVAACEERWKQLFEEITKLRDACEDAALAWARDQQDKAIRRGTAGDNLAATAQQLMVALDRDEEASAGATHSAQVMAATSEAMGEAVVAPRPVRAAIRRRHWAEMALEPLQRLVDACDKGSEFISYMECQLRDIEAALEGTKEASPDVPEDLVAKVAKAEQLWEASTRLFRHHLLGTLGDIHDLLLSPYGGCGGPNGPGSRAVADRCQKAIEEIPRLLQDSDITAATSSRQ, encoded by the exons atGGAGCCCCAAGAG ctgtccccggccctgctgcagccacaggtcaccgtggtggccatcCTGGGCGAGCTGCTGGACACCCTGCCCAGCCTGGACGAGATGACTCTGCTCGTGTCCCCATTGCACCTGTACTGGGACCTGATGGACTTCACCAATGAGCTCCGCGACAGCCTGTATCGCATTGATGACACCTGGAGGCACTGTAATTTCATCTCTGATGATGATGACCCCCccacctccctgagccaggccctggccacccACAAGAGCAGCCCATGCACACGCTGGATCTGTGTGCGAATGAAGGCCTGGAAGTGGCCACGGTCAGTGGCTGCACTCAAGGACAGGTGGGCCGAGCTTGCCAGGAAGGCCACCAAGCTCCCCAATGcctgcagggatttggccaccAAGGCAGCCGACAGGGCGGCCACCGCCACTGCCCGGGCCAAGGAGCTGCAGGACAAGGCTGCCCGTTATtggacagctcaggaaaacatggtgaAGTTTCGTCAGGCCCTGGGCGGGGAGGACGGGGCTGAGGTGGTGGTCAGGCATgaagcccaggtgaggagagatgccatggtggctgccagcgaggcaagaagggccaccatggtgagacagcggctggaggtggccctggggctgctggagcgcttggtggccgcatgtgacgaagccaccgcgttccctcgggagctgcagcgcagggttggggacattgggtccATCCTGCGCTGGATAAATCAGGTGCCCTCCAGTATCCGTGAGGACTTGGTGGTCAAGGTGGCTGTGGCTgagtggctgtgggaggccaacgcccacctggccaaggatcacctggtGGGGACACTTCAAGACATCATCAAGTTCTATTTCCATGATGGTCCCACCAGCCTCAGTGCCCGTGAGGTGGCTgagcggtgccaaagagccatcgatgacatcccaaggctccttcgacCCCCGGATTGTCCCCAGAGTAtacccaatgtgtccccagtgaCCATGGAGCCCCAAGAG ctgtccctggctctgctgcagccacaggtcaccgtggtggccatcCTGGGCGAGATGCTGGCCACCCTGCACAGGCGGGATGAGATGACGCTGCTGCTCATGTCCACAGTGAGCCTGTACCGGGACCTGGAGGACTTCACTAGGGAGTTCCGGGCCACTCTGTATCCCATTGATGGCACCTGGTGGCGCCAGGATGTCCCTGTGGATGAGGATGACCCTCCGGTCTCCCTCAGCCAGGCCCTGGCCGCCTACAAGAGCACCCAATGGACCACCTCGTTCCGTGTGGAAATGGAGGTCGGGAAGTGGCAGCGTTCAGTGGATGTACTTGTGGGCAGGAGGGCCAAGCTGGCCTGGGCAGCCACCAAGCTCTGCAACACCTGCAGGGTGATGGTCACTGAGGCAGGCTACAGAGctgctactgccactgcccaggccagggagctgcaggccaCGGCTGCCCAttatgggacagctcaggaaaacatggtggaactgggtcaggccctgggcagggaggaggggatggaggtggTGGCCGGGCATGGAGCCCAGGTGAAGAGAAaggccagggtggctgccagaGAGGCAACAAGGGCaaccatggtgagacagcgggtggaggtggccctggggctgctggagcgcttggtggccgcgtgtgacgaagccaccgcattcccccgggagctgcagcgcctGCTCAGGGACACCAAGGCCACCCTGAAGGGGACAAAGAAGCAGTccatcaatgtccccaatgccttGGTGACCAAGGTGGCCATGGCCGAGCTGCTGTGGAAGACCAACAcccgcctggccaaggatcacctgggGAAGACACTTCCAGATGTCATTGAATTCTTGTTCAATGGTGGTCTTGACAGTCCCAGTGCCTGTGGGGTGGCTGAGCGGTGCCAAAGAGTCAttgaggacatcccaaggctccttcgacccccagagtgtccccagggtgtccccaaagtgtccccagtgaGCATGGAGCTCCAAGAG ctgtccccagccctgctgcagccacaggtcaccaTGGTGGCCATCCTGGGCGAGCTGCTAGCCACCCTGCCCAGGCAGGATGAGGAGATGCTGCCCGTGTCCCCATTGCACCTGTACTGGGACCTGGAGGAATTCACCAATGAGCTCCGGACCACCCTGTACTGTATTGATGACACCTGGAGGCACCAGAATGTCACCGTGAATGATGATGACCCTGTCAACTCCCTGAGCCAGGCCTTGGCTGCTTACAAGAGCACGCCATGGATCTCCCAGAACCCTGTGACAATGGCAACCAGGAAGTGGCAGGGGTTGGTGGCTGCACTTGTGAACAGCTGGGCCGAGCTGGCCAGGAAAGCAGCCGAGCTCCGCAACACCTGGAGGGAGGTGGTCACCGAGGCGGCCACTGcccgggccagggagctgcaggatgaGGCTGCCCGttatgggacagctcaggaaaacatggtggagctggatcaggccctgggcagggaggagggggccaAGGTGGTGGCTGGGCATgaagcccaggtgaggagagaggccagggtggctgccagcgaggcaacaagggccaccatggagaGACAGCAGCtggaggcggccctggggctgctggagcgcttggtggccgcgtgtgacgaagccactgcgttcccccgggagctgcagcgcagggttggggacattgaggctgccctgaaggggacaaatgaggTGTCCTGTGATGTCCCCAATGCCTTGATTGCCAAGGTGGCCGTGGCCgagtggctgtgggaggccagtgcccgcctggccaaggatcacctgggAGGGACACTTCAAGACATGATCGACTTCTATTATggttgtgctcctgacagccccCGTTGCCGCAGGATGGCGGAGTGGTGCCAAAGggccatcgaggacatcccaaggctccttcgacCCCCTGAGCGTCCCCAAGGTGTCTCTAAGGTGTCCCGAGTGAGCATGGAGCCCCAAGAG ctgtccccagccctgctgcagccacaggtcaccgtggtggccatcctgggcgagctgctggccaccctgcccagtCTGGACGCAATGATGATGCTGCTCCTGTCTCCAAGCTGCCTGTACTGGGACCTGATTGACTTCACCAGGGAGCTCCAGACCACCTTGTATCGCTTTGATGCCGCCTGGTGGTGCCGCAGTGTCACGTTCAATGACGATGACCCTCCCACCTCCCTGAGCCGGACCCTGGCTGCCTACAAGAGCACCAGATGGACCACCTGTTTCCATGTAAGACGGGCGACCAGCAAGTGGCAGTGGTCGGTGTCTATGCTCATGAACAGCTGGGCCCAgctggccagggcagccaccgAGCTCCGCAACAcctgcagggatttggccaccAAGGCGGCCGACAGAGAGGCCACCGCCACCGCCACCGCCCGGGCCAGGGCCCTGCAGGATGAGGCTGCCCGTTATTGGACAGCTCAAGAAAACATGGTggggctgggtcaggccctgggcagggaggaggggatggaggtggTGGCCGGGCATGAatcctgggtgaggagagaggccatgctggctgccagcgaggcaacaagggccaccatggtgagacagcgggtggaggcggccctggggctgctggagcgcttggtggccgcgtgtgacgaagccaccgcgttcccccgggagctgcagtgCCTGCTCAGGGACACCAAGGCCACTCTGGAGGCGACAAAGAAGCAGTCCATCAATGTCCCcgaggacttggtggccaaggtggccgtggccgagcggctgtgggaggccaacgccCGCCTGGGCAAGGATCACCTGGTGGCAACACTTGACAACATCACCAAGTTCTTGTTCCCTGGTGGTCTtgccagccccagtgcctgtgAAGTGGCCGAGTGGTGCCAAAGAGTcatcgaggacatcccaaggctccttcaaCCCCTGGAGCGTCCCAAGAGcatccccacggtgtccccagagACTATGGAGATTGAAGAG ctctcccttgccttgctgcagccacaggtcaccgtggtggccaccctgTGTGAGCTGCTGGCCAACCTGCCCAGGCAGGATGAGGAgatgctgctgcccatgtctccagaGGGCCTGTGCTCGGACCTAAAAAATTTCACCAGAGAGCTGCGGGAGAGCTTGTACTATATTGATGACACCTGGTGGCGCCGCGATGTCACCTGGGATTATGATGACCCTCCCACTtccgatgatgatgatgatgatgatgactctTACACCTATGATGGTGATGACCCCCCTACCTCCCTCAGCCAGGCCCTGGCTGCCTATGAGAGCACCCCATGGACGCGCTGCAATCATGTGACAATGGAGGCCAGTAAATGGCAGTTGTCAGTGTCTGTGCTTGTGGACAGCTGGGCCGAGCTGGTCAGGAAGGCCTCCAAGCTCCGCAAAGCCTGCAGGAAGATGGCCACCGAGGCAGCCGACAGGGCAGCCACCGCCACCAgccgggccagggagctgcaggccaTGGCTGCCCGTTATtggacagctcaggaaaacatggtggagctgggtcaggccctgggcagggaggagggggccaAGGTGGTGGCCGAGCATGAatcctgggtgaggagagaggccagggtggctgccagcaaggcaacaagggccaccatggtgagacagcggctggaggcggccctggggctgctggagcgcttggtggccacGTGTGACAAAGCCACCACGTTCCTCAGAGAGCTGCAGCGCAGGGTTGGGGACATCAAGGCTGCCCTGAAGGGGATAAGTGAagcatcccccaatgtccccaaagacttggtggccaaggtggccgtggctgagcggctgtgggaggccaacgcgcgcctggccaaggatcacctgctggggGCACTTGATGACATCACCGCCTTCGATTGCCATTTTCGTGATCTCAGCTGCTTTGCCGATGAGGTGGCCgagcggtgccaaagagccatcaaggacatcccaaggctccttcgaTACCTGGAtcatccccaaggtgtccccaaggtgtccccaatgaccatggagctccaagag CTTTTCCCGGCCCTGATGCAGCCACAGGTCACTGTCGTGGCCatcctgggtgagctgctggccAACCTGCCCAGGTGGGACCGGGAGGCGCCCATGTCCCTACAGTGTCTGCGCTGGGACCTGGAGGAATACTCCAGGGATCTCCGGGCCACCCTGCACTGCACTGATGACACCTGGTGGCACAACATTGTCACCTCCGATGATGGACCTGTCACCTCCTTTAGCCAGGCCCTGGCCGCCTTCAGGAGCACCCCATGGGCCCCTCAGAACCGTGTGACAATGGCAGCCAGCAAGTGGCAGCAGTCGGTGGCTGTGCTTGTGGACAGCTGGGCCCAGCTGGCCAGGAAAGCCACCCAGCTCCGCAACACCTGGAGGGAGGTGGCCACCGAGGCGGCCGACAGGGTGgccactgccactgcccaggccagggagctgcaggacgagGCTGCTCGttatgggacagctcaggaaaacatggtggagctgggtcaggccctgggcagggaggagggggccgaGGTGGTGGCCAGGCGTGAAGCCCAGATGAGGAGAAaggccagggtggctgccagcgaggcaagaagggccaccatggtgagacagcgagtggaggcggccctggggctgctggagcgcttggtggccgcgtgtgacgaagccactgcgttcccccgggagctgcagtgCAGAGTTGGGGCCATAGAGGCTgccctgaaggggacaaatgTGGCGTCCCCCGATGTCCCTGAGGACTTGGTGGTCAAGGTGGCTGTGGCCgagtggctgtgggaggccagcgcCCGCCTGGTCAAGGGTCACCTGGAGGGGACACTTAACGACATCAATGCGTTCTATTACGGTTATGGTCATAACAGCCTCCATTACCGCGGGGTGGCTGAGCGGTGCCAAAGAGTCAtcaaggacatcccaaggctccttcgacCCCTGGAGTGTCCCCAGAGCATCCCAAGGGTGTCCCCAGTGGACATGGAGCCCCAAGAG ctgtccccggccctgctgcagccacaggtcaccgtggtggccatcGTGGGCGAGttgctggccaccctgcccagtCTGGATGaggagatgctgctggtgtccccagggtgcctGTACTGGGAACTGGAGGAATTCACCTCGAATCTCTGGGTCACCCTATACGGCACTGATGCCACCTGGTGTTGCCGCAATGTCACCTCCAATGATGATTACCGTctcacctccctgagccaggccCTGGCTGCCTACAAGAGCACGCCATGGACTACCTGGGATGATGTGACAATGGTGGCCAGCAAGTGGCAGTGGTCGGTGTCTATGCTCATGAACAGCTGGGCCCAGCTGGCCATGAAGGCCACCAAGCTGTGCAACACCTGGAAGGGGGTGGCCAATGATGCGGCTGACAGGGTGGCCTTCTAcaatgcccgggccagggccctgcaggacgaggctgcccgttatgggacagctcaggaaaataTTGTagagctgggtcaggccctgggcagggaggagggggctgaTGTGGTGGCCAGGCATGAAGCTTGGGTGAGGAGGGAGGTCAAGGTGTctgccagcgaggcaacaagggccaccatggagaGACAGCAGGCAGgcgtggccctggggctgctggagcgcttggcgGCCGTGTGTGACGAAGCCACtgcgttcccccgggagctgcagcgcctGCTCAGGGACATTGAGGCCACCCTGAAGGAGACAAATGAGGCGTCTCTTGATGTCCCcgaggacttggtggccaaggtggccgaCGCCGAGCGGCTGTGTGAGGCCAACGCCCACCTGGCAAAGGATCACCTGGCAAAGACAGTTCGAGACATCATCAAGTTCTTGTTCCCTGGTGGTCCCGCCAGCCTCAGTGCCCGTGAGGTGGCTGAGCgctgccaaagagccatcgaGGACATTCCAAGGCTCCTTCGACCCCTGGAgtatccccaaagtgtccccaaggtgttcccAGTGACCATGGAGCTCCAAGAG ctgtccccggccctTCTGCAGCCACAGGTCACTGTCGTGGCCATCCtgggtgacctgctggccaccctgcccagtGAGGACGAGATTAATCTGCTGTTCACGTGTCGAAGTGACTTTTACAGGGACCTGAGGGTCCTCACCTGGGAGCTCCGGGACACCCGGCACTGCACTGAAGACTGGAGGCACTGCACTGTCACCTGGGATGATGATGACCCTGTCACCTCTCTTAGCCAGGCCCTGGCTGCCTGGGAGAGCACCCCAGGGATGTCCCAGAAGCGTGTGACAATGGCAGCCAGGAATTGGCAGGGGTTGGTAAATGCGCTTGTgaacagctgggccaggctggccaGGATAGCCACCAAGCTCCCCAATGcctgcagggatttggccaccAAGGCGGCCAACAGGGCAGCCACTGCCACCAGccaggccagggagctgcaggacgaggctgcccgttatgggacagctcaggaaaacatggtggagctgggtcaggccctgggcagggaggagggggccgaggtggtggccaggcatgaagcccaggtgaggagagaggccatggtggctgccagcgaggcaagaagggccaccatggtgagacagcggctggaggcgtccctggggctgctggagcgcttggtggccgcgtgtgacgaagccaccgcgttcccccgggagctgcagcgcctGCTGAAGGCCATCAAGGCTGCCCTGAAGGGGACAATTGAGGCGTCCCCCAAAGTCTctgaggacttggtggccaaggtggccgtggccgagcagctgtgggaggccaacgcccgcctggccaaggatcacctggAGGGGACACTTCAAGGCAGcattatttttcatttcaatGGTGATGGTCCCACCAGCCCCAGTGCCTGTGGGGTGGCCGGGCAGTGCCAAAGAGCCATGGAGTACATCGCAAGGCTCCTTCgacccccagagcatccccagagtgtccccaaggtgtccccagtgagcatggagctccaaaag CtgtctccagccctgctgcagccagaggtcaCTGCCGTGGCCatcctgggtgagctgctggccAGCCTGCCCAGGCAGGATGAGGAGATGTATCTGCACGTCCCAAAGTGCCTGTACTGGGATTTGAAGAATTTCACCAGCAACCTTCGCTTCACCCTGTACTGCACTGATAACACCTGGTGGCGCCAcagtgtcacctctggtgatgatGACCCTGTCACCTCCCTCAGCCGGGCCCTGGCTGCCTGTGAGAGCACCCGAGGGACTACCTGGGACAATGTGACAAAGGCGGCCAGCGAGTGGCAGTGGTCGGTGTCTGTGCATGTGTACAGATGGGCTGAGCTGGCCAGGACAGCCACTGAGCTTCGCAACACCTGCAGGGAGGTGGTCACTGAGGCGGCTGACAGGGAGGCCTCTGCCACTGCCTGGGCAAGGGACTTGCAGGCCCTGGCTGCCCgtgatgggacagctcaggaaaacatggtggagctgggtcaggccctggtcAGGGAGGAGGGGGCCGAGATGGAGGACAGGTATGAAACCCAGGTGAGGAGAGATGCCAGGGTGGCTGCCAGagaggcaacaagggccaccatggagaggcagcaggcagaggcggccctggggctgctggagcgcttggtggccgcgtgtgatGAAGCCACCGCattcccccaggagctgcagtgccTGCTCTGGGACACCAAGGCCGCCCTGAAGGGGACAAGTGAagcatcccccaatgtccccgaggacttggtggccaaggtggccgtggccgagcagctgtgggaggccaagaggcgcctggccaaggatcacctcCTGAGGGCAGTTCCAGGCACCAGCAAGTTCTATTTCACTGGTGGTCccgccagccccagtgcctgtgAGGTGGCTGAATggtgccaaagagccatcgaggacatcccaaggctccttcgacccccagagcatccccagagcGTCCTCAATGTGTCCCCAGTGAGCGTGGAGCTCCAAGAG CcgtccctttcccagctgctggaggctctggTCTCCGTGGTGGCCACTCTGGGCGAGGTGACAGCCACCGTGACCGGGCCATACCGGGGCGTGCGGCGCTGTGTGCCCCCAAAGTTGCTGCACGCGGCCCTGAGGATCTTCACCTGGAGCCTCCGTAAGGCCCTGGAACGCCCCGGTGTCAGCTCCCTGGATgaccctggtgtcccctccctgggccagACCCTGGCCACCCTCGGGGCCACCCCGGGGGCCACCTGGGCCGATGTGAGAGCCACGGGCAGCGCCTGGCAGGAGTTGGTGGCTGCATGTGAGGAGAGATGGAAACAGCTGTTCGAGGAGATCACCAAGCTCCGTGATGCCTGCGAGGACGCAGCCCTCGCCTGGGCCAGGgaccagcaggacaaggccatccgcaggggcacagctggggacaacctggcagccacagcccagcagctgatgGTGGCCCTGGACAGGGATGAGGAGGCCTCGGCAGGGGCCACGCACAGTGCCCAGGTGATGGCAGCCACCAGTGAGGCCATGGGAGAGGCTGTGGTGGCCCCCAGGCCAGTGAGGGCAGCCATCAGGAGGAGACATTGGGCAGAAATGGCCCTGGAGCCACTGCAGCGCTTGGTGGATGCATGTGACAAAGGCAGTGAGTTTATCAGTTACATGGAGtgccagctcagggacatcgaggctgccctggaggggacaaaggaggcatcccccgatgtccccgaggacttggtggccaaagtggccaaggctgagcagctgtgggaggccagcaccCGCCTGTTCAGGCATCACCttctggggacacttggggacatccacGACCTCCTCTTGAGTCCCTATGGTGGCTGTGGTGGCCCCAATGGCCCTGGCAGCCGTGCGGTGGCTGACCGGTGCCAAAAAGCCATCGAGGAAATCCCAAGGCTGCTTCAGGATAGTGACATCACCGCTGCAACGTCATCGCGGCAGTGA